GGACGAATAAAGTAATGTACACTTATCCTAATTTAGTGATATAACAGACAAAATActatcatgtttttgttttaaggaaTAAGAAAGATGGCTACAATGTATATCAATTAGGTTATACCATGTATTTCATACATACACCACTAATTTGTCAAATGCCTAACAATTTGACCTTACTAAGAAttccttattttattttgccCAGGCATGCATAACTATCCCCTTTTCAAACTGTATTTTCATTCCTGTATCTTTAACAAAGCAGTTATAGGGCCTACAGCTTCAACAATCAAATCTCACCCTGAGCAAATACCTGGCATTACAAAACCTTGAAATGTTACATCCTCCAGGTGGCACCAAAACATGACAAGCTGAAGATCTCTTTCAGCACTGTATGAATGATGTactaaaaggaaaaaataaaataaagcaagacTGTTCCTTTTCTCAGAGTAATAACTGACTGCTAAGGCATTAAATGCTCTGTAGTGGTAGTCTGTACATATGATAAAGTACTTGTTATAGGGTAGTAATGTTGATCAaggcaaaatattttaaaagtcatTGTTTAATAAGGGCTTCATGTTTGAACACTTCCATTTACATATGGGAAGTTACAACAGATGGGTCTCTACCCACCCATCAAACCACAAAAATGCAGTAAATTGTAATAACAAAGCTTGTTTGTGTCTATGCTGAAAGTTGAGGCACATTCTAATTGGTTGCAAACATGAAGCTATGAAAACAATaagtgaagaaaaacaaaacaacatttaattcaatcaatataaaatatgtatactgAGCATTGTCCATAACAAGTGGAAAATGGGATTATGACTTAAACCAAAGACTATTATCTTTTGCCACCCGTCACTTCTTTAATAGAATATGTATGTTTGTCgagcatttttattttctcgATCTAGTTTTAACACACATAAttatgtgtgcgtgcatgtgaaCCTCTGGCCTTTTCCAATAATTctatttcactttttatattGCACTactatttctatttaaaaaaataaattaaggaaTACAAAAGCAAATACGGATTTACATTTCTTCAGGAACTCCATGCAAAACCAATGCTTATTACAAGAGACAGCCACATTTCACATTACTGGTAGTGTGGCACTAGATCGTTTTGTGTTGAACACTTCTGTCTTGGTTTTGAAGTTAGGATGAAGAACTGAAACAACGTGATCAAGAGCAGAAATTAGACACAATGCCATGTATCATCTAACATTCAGCTAAGAATAAGCCTTCGATTGCAATGAGTGTAAATAGTGCACAATACTCAGCACAAAGTATAAAAAAgattttcttttggtttgtttgtttttctattcttCTGCCAGATATTTGATTAAACCAAATGTATCCTGATCCTCCAGGGATCAACTACCTAATATTGGAATCGGTGTCGGATACACACAAGGTACAGCACTAGCAGAGATGTGTACGTttagagcagaaaaaaaaaaagtgaatacttccttctgcaaaaaaatatatatatatctactgtAGAAACCCCCAGTAAAACACATTGGTGTCTATTCAACTGACCTTAAACAGGAGAGGTCTTAAATGCATATAATTTAGGCCTAAACAGCAGGTGTATTTATATCTGCCAATGTTTAGATTAATTTAATTAACCCAAACATCAGTTTGGCACAACACAGCCAAAGGTCTAAAGCTAAAGTCTATATTTCAGGATCTTTCAATAGGCATTAACTCTTAATGTGAAAAGTTGTATTTCATACCGACGCACTGTCACCAGACTACCTATACAAAATAGCAATCACAGATTGCACTGTAcagtaacaataaaaaaacaaaacaaaacagtagttGCAATtctacattcaaattaaatcctTATTTACAATTCTACATACTTTCACTTTTGGCATGTTATTCGATCAATGTACAGCCATTTGTTTTTctcttctaaaaataaaaatcacccaGCAAAACTTCTGGCTTCAGTCTTCATGTGCCTTTTCTTGAACAACCTTGCATtcatactgttaaaaaaatataataataaataaattgtttcagAATAATACTGCAGCATTAGCATGTTtaattagaaatgtgttttcaggtGTAAGCAAATACAGATCTTAATTTATGCATGTGTtcggaatttaaaataaataaaaaataaaaaacgtacaGATCAGTCTTACCATTGCTAGTTGACGGCCTATATTTCCCATGGTAATTCCTCCAGCAAAAAATATACAAGGTAACCAGGAACGTACATAGAGGAAGTCAGGGGAGGTATACCTGTAGGAGGAAAGCAGAATACTTACAGACAACTAAACAAAGCTGGCTGGTTAGAATATTAGTTTGCGTAATTCAAAATCTGCAATTCAGAAAATCAAGATAACTAGGAGTTTAAGGTATACAGTAATTACAATTTGTTTGTTTAGGAAAGGCAACACTTTTTTTTCCCTTCAAGGAGGATGATTTAGAAGTACATACTTACTGAAAAACACCTTTATATACCAACAGCTGGGTCACCAAGGTTGCAAAGAAAGCAATGCCTAATCCAAGGCCAAATCCACTTCGAGATCTGTCAAATGTCCACCACAATCCAATGGACAGTGCTGCAAGTGTAAGAGACAGCTGCATATTGTTTGCAAAATCTATTTTCTGCAAGAAAAGTGTTAAGGAGCAAAAGTACTGTCCTGCTAACTATTTAAGCAAGTTGGAATAACAAACGTGCATGTTCTTACTGTATGTTCTAACCTCCTCTCAGTACTTTGGCCTGTTGATATGTTTTGGTCATGTTTTGGTTATTTTAGATTAATAGCATGAATTGtgtgagtgtttaaaatgtgtaagTAGACATTAGTATAtcagtactttttttaaatattagtctAGCATATATAATAAACTCAATCCTCTGCCTATCCCTTTTGTTGAAACAGTACACCAACATGAAGAGAAGGATACAGCACTTGCGTGGTTAATCCCCACAAAGACTGCCACACATCGCATGACGCTGGACCACTCTCGTTTAAATCTGTGAGGCTCCCCAAGGTGACGGTCAATACACGGGTACATCAATCCAATCACAGCTacaggggaaaaaacaaaacatgttttaaatgaccCATAATAACTGTTCTTTACACACCCCTAGGGTTACTCCAGTTCAACTGCACCCTGACTTTCAGTGCAAACAAAGGTTTAACAGTTCAATCATTGTTGATCAGGACTGGCTGCTTAGTCTTTCAATGTGCAGCACTGGCCATTTCTGTACAAAGGGCAAAGAAAAGACTGTCGGGAATCCGTAAACATGTTTATCTTCACAATACAGAGTGCCTAACATTCACAAGGAGGGATTTGGAGATAAAGTTTATAGAGGCAATCTATTAAGCTAATTAAACCCAATCCACTTACCATACACATTATCAGACCTAGTTAAATCTAGGATTTACATAATTTACAGGCAGCAAtgtcaaacatttattttaccaacCAGGAAAAACGAACTTTctaaagttttaataaacaaaacaagccaaGAAGATACTAAGTATATGACAAAACTACAGTATAGCTACACTACTACCGTAGTaaagtacagtaaatattttacTCCTTGCACTAAAGCATGAACAGACTGCCCACTAAAATAGGATTACATACACATGTGCATTAAGTCTATTAGTTATATAATGCTGTAAAATATGAAAACTGAATAACAGATTAAGAGAGAAGTTGGAGCAGCTCTTCATACCCCATTTTAAACCATTATGTACAGTATCCTTAAATGGCAATGTAGCTaacaataattccataaatttGCCACATCATACACATATTATTAAACAGTGAATGGACTATTTAGTTTtagtaaacatgttttttattttatatataacacaTACGCTATCTGGTACTACAGGAAGTTAGACATCTCTGCTTGCAAAgcatgtaaaataaatgcatCTGAATTTAAAAGGAGAATAAAAATGAATTTGTAAATGGGGTTACTGGTATGTCATACTTTAGTCCAAATGAATGGTCAATAATCAATGACAGTAATTTgtgcttaaaatgtaatgtgaatgATGATGAAAGCAATGCAGAGCACCACATTTCAAGCATGGTATTGCATATGTACAGTTCAAGTGTGGTCTGTATCGCTGAATAGTTTAGGAATCTTATATCAATGGGACAGCTGAAGGGTCCAAACAAATTGCCTTATTGTACTCTGCCATCTGGAGCCCAACTCCCTGGTCTAGTACAGTAACACTGCATTCCAACAAGACTACGATCCAAAGCACACTTCTAATCTTGTGTATCTGGAATGAAAACATGCACACTGTACATGTGTAATAATGCAAGCAATGAGCTTAATAGCCCACTCCAAGTCACGAAATGAGTATCATTGAGGAAAGTACGGATTATATGGATCAGGTGAAAGTGAAAAGGGCATCTACATGTCTTGCAAAGCTGTGTGAGGTCTTGTTTGGACATTTGGAATAACATTCCACGGGACTATGTTTCAAAAAAAATGTTCacagcatagaaaacagaaaacatagCATGTACTTGGCAACCTGAACCTGTTTTACGGAGATAACTTAGACAACCAGCATAAAAACATGTAGCCTATACGACAAACACTCCTACTGAATTGAATAATACTGTGTTTCACACTCAACTTTGTGGAATGTTTTGATTACACAAATGtcattatacagtaaacaaaaatcAGTTATTTAGAGTTTATGTAACATTTATTGTTACTTATACCAACTTCTACAAACAGAAACAACAAATGCATGTGTAGGTAATATACAAGAATATTCAGAATTTTTTCAAACTTGCTATAGGCTGCAAAAATTCTATATTTTGTTTGATGAATGTCAATGCAGTAAATGTCAGAGTGCACTGCAACACAGAATTTTAGACTCCCAACTTTGCACTGGGTTTTGAAAGTTTTGAAACCATTCATGAATATACGGATAACACTATCAGGCCATACTTCTTCCAAGACTTCTTTGGAtgccccttaaaaaaaaacaaaaaaaaacattttgtccaCTACACAGCACACCAGAAGTACAGGGGCCCAGTAATAATGTGTTGTGCTATTAAAGAGGTAAGAAACTTACCTAATAATCCCCGAGATACATTTCAAGTGTCTAATATTTTATGTGCATCTTATACTACAGCCAGGAAAATTGTGACAATACTATTGTTTATAAACTGACAAACAAGATATATTGCAATGTATTATGCAAAATGACTAAAATCAGTCAATCTGTTTCATAAGCGGTCTGAAGAGCGGAAAGCGCTTTTGTTTGAGCAAACTAAGTTCCAGCTGTTTGGCACAAACAGGTGCACATTTATGGTGGAACTTCACAGTGAATAAAAACCTTCAGCCAAAATGAAACACGCTGGAGCTTGTCTCTAAAGGTTTAGGAATTTGTCTAGTTTATGCATAATATCAACAATGGAAAATGTTGAAATAGCAACTTTTGGATACTTTTGTCAAACTTTTTGTAACATTATAAAATGTACTTGTGTAACTgttttacaaataattaaattaaccACTTACTTTGAAAGACATCTGTGAAGACACAGTAAGGGCTTGGGTTTCATTAGGAGATTGATTAGAAGCACAAATAATTGCTTCTGTACTAAAGACAACTTACATCGTAATATTGCCTTTATTGTACTTGTGTGTTGGCAAAAGTCTTAAATTTAAGCTTTCTATTAACCAGGTACAGTAGCCTGCATAGTCAGACCACATTATACTATAATGTGCACTTATATTTCAGCAAATCAGATTTCATGTTTGAATAAATGATCCAAGACATGAATAGCACCTGATTTTTGCAGTCGCCAGTGTAAAACAACACATCATTTACAGTACTCATTTCTTGTGATTTATAATGTCTCCAGAACCCCTGGATTCAAATAATATCCTTGCAAGTCACTGCAAACCATTAACCTTCAGTCCATCTTTTTGCACCAGATGTGTAATTCTCTTAGGGTCGAGGGCAttacattttctctctctctgtattactCAAACCTATCCCAAAATATAATAATTCAAAGATACTACAATACAGCTTTCCCAAATGACACAAAAGCAGAGACTGAGCGCAGGGGAGTAGAATACAATACCTGCCCCACTGTGCAAGATTAGTAATGCAGTATTCAAGACTGTTGGAGGGAGTGTGGACAAGACATTCTCGTGAGCTTAAACTTTGCCCAGACACAGCTTTGAGGACCACTATTAATCCCTTAAATCAATCACAAACATTATTTCAGAACCTACCTGAAGCTGTGCCAATGCATGGTGGAACCCACCATGCAGAGGAGAAGATGCTGGCTATTACATCTGGAGGAAAGAGAGTAACATTTCGTTGAACTTGTAGCAAGTTTAACACTAAAGCTAGGAAAACCCCAATAGAAAACAGGACCACTCCTCGTATTGTCAAATTAATTTTGCGATTTGTTATGACTGAAATGTAGGGACCATGCATCTTCTGCAC
The Acipenser ruthenus chromosome 10, fAciRut3.2 maternal haplotype, whole genome shotgun sequence DNA segment above includes these coding regions:
- the LOC117400217 gene encoding insulin-induced gene 2 protein-like, with amino-acid sequence MVEATKLKSLPPVQKMHGPYISVITNRKINLTIRGVVLFSIGVFLALVLNLLQVQRNVTLFPPDVIASIFSSAWWVPPCIGTASAVIGLMYPCIDRHLGEPHRFKREWSSVMRCVAVFVGINHASAKIDFANNMQLSLTLAALSIGLWWTFDRSRSGFGLGLGIAFFATLVTQLLVYKGVFQYTSPDFLYVRSWLPCIFFAGGITMGNIGRQLAMYECKVVQEKAHED